The following proteins are encoded in a genomic region of Cytophagia bacterium CHB2:
- a CDS encoding M61 family metallopeptidase, translated as MSKFFCACTVLIAALFLSSSAFAQSPLEYQLILENPNAHFLRVNLSVPVNAKSSDFSLPAWAPGSYQIANYAKYVQDFSARDEANRPLAFEKIDKQTWRVNAAPGSKRLTISYRVFANILSDTESEFNDEHAQIFGPQVFMYAVNRKTSPVRLSIAPLHGWRIATGLEALNDSTFHAADYDSFIDAPLEIGNFNEVQFEHDGISFRLAVHGEADTSRIRDFARHLQRIVAEQMQMMGKAPFRHYVFIWHVDARAEYYGLEHLNSTSIGMPHRLGDLSSAGDVAPVYAGLTRQDIDLEYAAHEYFHLWNVKRIRPFALGPFDYTREVYTTGLWIAEGWTDYYGYLTLRRTGQWPEWKWLRLYANLLAEYRKHSGWKFRIASQASFDTWLWSYGSGEQGNLGRTFFPYYPPGNQLALCMDLRIRSERKNQCGLDEVMLALLQRFGLPKPGFTEAQFWQCVSDVTQLDWNDFRRQFVQGTEPLPVEQFLALAG; from the coding sequence ATGTCAAAATTCTTTTGCGCCTGTACAGTTTTGATCGCGGCTCTTTTTCTGTCTTCCTCAGCTTTCGCGCAATCTCCTTTGGAATACCAGCTCATTCTGGAGAATCCCAACGCCCATTTTCTGCGAGTGAATCTCAGCGTCCCGGTCAACGCAAAAAGCAGCGACTTCAGCCTGCCGGCATGGGCGCCGGGTTCGTATCAAATCGCTAATTATGCCAAATACGTGCAGGACTTTTCCGCGCGCGACGAGGCAAACCGTCCCTTGGCATTTGAGAAAATCGATAAACAAACCTGGCGCGTCAATGCGGCGCCGGGATCAAAGCGATTGACGATCAGCTATCGCGTGTTCGCGAACATTCTCAGCGACACCGAAAGCGAATTCAACGACGAGCATGCGCAGATTTTCGGGCCGCAGGTGTTTATGTATGCCGTCAATCGCAAGACCAGCCCTGTGCGTTTAAGCATCGCGCCATTGCACGGTTGGCGCATTGCCACCGGCCTTGAAGCCTTGAACGATTCGACGTTCCACGCAGCCGATTATGATTCCTTCATCGATGCCCCGCTGGAAATCGGCAATTTCAACGAAGTTCAATTTGAACACGACGGCATAAGCTTTCGCCTGGCAGTTCATGGCGAAGCGGACACCAGCCGGATTCGTGATTTTGCCAGGCACTTGCAACGGATCGTCGCCGAGCAAATGCAGATGATGGGCAAAGCGCCTTTCCGGCATTACGTTTTTATCTGGCATGTCGATGCGCGCGCGGAGTATTATGGTTTGGAGCATCTCAATTCGACGAGCATCGGCATGCCGCACCGCCTGGGCGACTTGAGCAGCGCCGGCGACGTTGCACCGGTGTATGCCGGTCTCACGCGCCAGGACATTGATCTTGAATATGCCGCCCACGAATACTTTCATTTGTGGAATGTCAAGCGCATTCGCCCGTTTGCGCTGGGTCCGTTTGATTACACACGCGAAGTTTATACCACAGGCTTGTGGATCGCTGAAGGCTGGACGGATTATTACGGCTATCTCACGTTGCGGCGCACCGGGCAGTGGCCGGAATGGAAATGGCTTCGCCTGTATGCCAATTTGCTGGCAGAATATCGCAAGCACAGCGGCTGGAAATTTCGCATCGCCAGCCAGGCGAGTTTTGACACCTGGCTTTGGTCTTATGGCAGCGGTGAACAAGGCAATCTCGGCCGCACCTTTTTTCCATATTATCCGCCTGGCAATCAGCTAGCGCTGTGCATGGATCTGCGCATACGTAGTGAACGCAAGAATCAGTGCGGCCTCGATGAGGTGATGCTTGCTCTATTGCAACGTTTTGGGCTGCCCAAACCGGGATTCACCGAGGCGCAATTTTGGCAATGCGTCAGCGACGTAACTCAACTCGATTGGAATGATTTTCGCCGGCAGTTTGTCCAGGGCACGGAACCTTTGCCGGTTGAACAATTTCTCGCGCTCGCCGGAAT
- a CDS encoding ABC transporter permease subunit (The N-terminal region of this protein, as described by TIGR01726, is a three transmembrane segment that identifies a subfamily of ABC transporter permease subunits, which specificities that include histidine, arginine, glutamine, glutamate, L-cystine (sic), the opines (in Agrobacterium) octopine and nopaline, etc.): protein MPIHSPAIYTQRAFESHCHRSTHNMTLPISFPTRLSKIFCALILAATLGHLSPAFAQESAPPLRWGADSEGGAPFIFPDPRDPSKTLGFEVDLVAALAAELNREPVFVQNQWDGLVPGLRIDNYDIVVNGLEITPDREQEINFSIPYYVTFEQLTVRKDTYDINSLEDCNGKVVGTLKASLAERILQAQPNIEIRSYDGQITAYEDLALGRLDAVLMDHPIALYYGASNANLKFVGDAIGEMKYGIGLRKEDAALLQDINRALQRLIDDGRLRTIYERWNMWTPRLAKFFNDDAPSNTPPEAWEAFLRENRLERTWQNKLQRYRDDYLPLLAKAAVTTIGLSISSMILAILFGLILALTRLYAVQPFSFLATFYIEAVRGTPLLVQLLFIYYALPQLVGIKLSPVVAAVAGLALNYAAYEAENYRAGILSIPRSQMEAALALGMTRWQALRHVIIPQALRLVIPPVTNDFISLIKDSSIVSVIAMVELTREYQRLAGIDFDYLGLGVVVAVMYFLIGLPFVRLAGWAEKKFSLDKRASAPSAAH, encoded by the coding sequence ATGCCAATCCATTCTCCTGCAATTTACACGCAGCGCGCGTTCGAATCCCATTGCCACAGGTCTACTCACAACATGACACTGCCGATATCTTTCCCGACACGTCTCTCTAAAATCTTTTGCGCTCTCATTTTGGCCGCGACTCTCGGCCATCTCAGCCCGGCCTTTGCGCAGGAATCAGCGCCGCCGCTGCGTTGGGGCGCAGATTCGGAAGGCGGCGCGCCTTTTATTTTTCCCGATCCTCGTGATCCCAGCAAAACGCTGGGCTTTGAAGTCGATTTGGTTGCGGCGCTGGCTGCGGAACTGAATCGCGAGCCGGTGTTCGTGCAAAATCAATGGGACGGTCTGGTGCCGGGCCTGCGCATCGACAACTATGACATCGTGGTCAACGGTTTGGAGATCACGCCGGATCGCGAGCAGGAAATCAATTTCTCGATTCCCTATTATGTGACGTTCGAACAATTGACGGTGCGCAAAGACACCTATGACATCAACAGTTTGGAGGATTGCAACGGAAAAGTGGTAGGCACGCTGAAAGCCTCGTTGGCTGAACGCATTTTGCAGGCGCAACCCAATATTGAAATTCGTTCGTACGACGGCCAGATCACGGCGTATGAAGATCTCGCGCTGGGCCGCCTCGATGCCGTACTCATGGATCATCCCATCGCGCTGTATTATGGCGCTTCCAATGCCAATCTAAAATTCGTCGGCGACGCGATTGGCGAGATGAAATACGGCATCGGTTTGCGCAAGGAAGATGCCGCGTTGTTGCAGGACATCAACCGCGCGCTGCAGAGGCTAATTGATGACGGACGATTGCGCACAATTTACGAACGCTGGAACATGTGGACGCCGCGGCTGGCAAAATTCTTCAACGATGATGCGCCCTCGAACACGCCGCCCGAGGCCTGGGAAGCTTTCCTGCGTGAAAACCGGCTCGAACGCACCTGGCAGAACAAACTGCAGCGCTATCGCGATGATTATCTTCCGCTGCTGGCAAAAGCCGCGGTCACGACCATCGGCCTTTCGATATCGTCTATGATCTTGGCAATTTTATTCGGTTTGATTCTCGCGCTCACGCGCTTGTATGCGGTGCAACCATTTTCTTTTCTGGCGACTTTTTATATTGAAGCGGTGCGCGGCACGCCGTTGTTGGTGCAATTGCTTTTTATTTATTACGCGCTGCCGCAACTGGTGGGCATCAAATTATCGCCGGTAGTGGCGGCTGTGGCCGGGCTGGCGTTGAATTATGCCGCGTATGAAGCAGAGAATTATCGCGCCGGCATTCTCTCAATTCCGCGCAGCCAGATGGAGGCGGCGCTGGCTCTGGGCATGACGCGCTGGCAGGCGCTGCGACATGTCATCATTCCACAGGCTTTGCGGCTGGTGATTCCGCCGGTCACCAATGATTTCATTTCTTTGATCAAAGATTCTTCAATTGTTTCCGTCATCGCGATGGTGGAGTTGACGCGCGAATATCAACGTTTAGCGGGCATCGATTTCGATTATCTCGGCTTGGGCGTGGTCGTAGCGGTGATGTACTTTCTCATCGGCTTGCCGTTTGTGCGCTTGGCCGGTTGGGCAGAAAAGAAATTCTCGCTCGACAAACGCGCCTCTGCGCCCAGCGCGGCGCATTGA
- a CDS encoding amino acid ABC transporter ATP-binding protein: MTSPNDIVISVNNLHKSFHGNQVLKGVDLQVETRELTVLIGPSGCGKSTFLRCLNCLDMMDQGKITIGGITLERNHKTQAVSNDFHARTLALRMNVGMVFQSFNLFPHLTALENVMRAPMVVKNISEAQARNKALDLLNKVGLASHVHHYPSQLSGGQQQRAAIARALAMEPQVMLYDEPTSALDPGLVDEVLNVMKTLDDEGMTQIVVTHEMSFAKNVADKVVYFDGGNIVESGPPEKIFSSPADERTRKFLKKFL; this comes from the coding sequence ATGACGTCACCCAATGACATTGTAATCTCCGTCAACAATCTGCACAAATCGTTTCACGGCAATCAAGTCCTGAAGGGCGTCGATTTGCAGGTTGAAACGCGTGAGCTGACCGTCCTGATCGGCCCCTCGGGCTGCGGCAAGTCAACGTTTTTGCGCTGTCTGAATTGCCTGGACATGATGGATCAAGGCAAAATTACGATCGGGGGCATCACGCTCGAGCGCAATCACAAAACGCAGGCGGTGAGCAATGACTTTCACGCCAGAACGCTCGCCCTGCGCATGAATGTCGGCATGGTGTTTCAAAGCTTCAATCTCTTCCCTCATTTGACGGCTTTGGAAAATGTCATGCGTGCGCCGATGGTCGTTAAGAACATTTCAGAAGCGCAAGCTCGAAACAAAGCGCTCGATCTCTTGAACAAAGTGGGACTCGCTTCGCATGTCCATCATTATCCCTCGCAGCTTTCCGGCGGCCAGCAGCAGCGCGCTGCCATTGCCCGCGCGCTGGCGATGGAGCCGCAAGTGATGCTCTATGATGAACCGACTTCCGCGCTCGATCCCGGCCTGGTGGACGAAGTGTTGAATGTGATGAAAACGCTGGACGACGAGGGCATGACGCAAATCGTGGTCACCCATGAAATGAGTTTTGCCAAGAATGTCGCGGATAAAGTGGTTTATTTTGACGGCGGCAACATTGTCGAAAGCGGCCCGCCGGAAAAAATTTTTTCGTCGCCGGCAGACGAACGCACACGAAAGTTTCTGAAGAAATTTTTGTGA